From the genome of Devriesea agamarum, one region includes:
- a CDS encoding RHS repeat domain-containing protein, which translates to MRALTECGRVWWVGEDVTTLGCVSGVVTLADNTGCDAFQVDSPVDAVGLRSWVHDSGGRLIRETGPEGTRTYTYDSAGQLTAVMYPDVSSARFVCDGLGRRVRETGSDGVVREYG; encoded by the coding sequence GTGCGGGCTCTAACTGAATGCGGGAGGGTGTGGTGGGTTGGGGAGGATGTGACGACCTTGGGGTGTGTAAGTGGTGTGGTGACTCTGGCTGATAACACGGGTTGTGATGCTTTCCAGGTTGATAGCCCGGTGGATGCTGTGGGGTTGCGATCGTGGGTGCATGACTCAGGTGGTCGGCTGATCCGTGAGACTGGTCCGGAGGGGACCCGAACCTATACCTATGACTCCGCGGGGCAGCTCACCGCGGTTATGTATCCGGATGTGTCCTCGGCGCGGTTTGTGTGTGATGGGCTCGGACGACGGGTCCGGGAGACCGGTTCGGATGGGGTGGTGAGGGAGTATGGGTGA
- a CDS encoding M48 family metallopeptidase, producing MPPTVMGPGLPGKVPAPNLINGATTHGLLGRRRIRHPGEIPLLVIGIVFTVLVYLGWWFALILTVINLARGSGPTIFSIDSDYLDLFMVLGALPLLLWVARAFMYGRMRANGVKMSLTQFPEGYRMVVEAAEDFGLRRVPDAYVISGGGTVNAFAVGHGFRRFVTVHSDLFEVGGTARDPEALRFVIAHEVGHLAAGHVGYFRLLFTQLFRVIPFVGDAFSRSQEYTADNYGYAHCPQGAPGVMALLSGGKYLNAHVNVHELADRAASEKGFWVHVVNWRSSHPVITWRTHALRDRNRPGRLFFRPRTQGYESPLPSGHDFTEYWPSPQEVRDLLDRTRGLRNPQLEPQFGRYPGVDYSDGPRTIDIQVAHPFTRRDIASTSGMGYSYSASTPHGHNGPGYGHNGSGYAHNAPRHGHDSGTGYGHTAGQDQSHVTGQPHNPGPGPDRGQAQDQGRHQDPDQGQGQG from the coding sequence ATGCCGCCGACAGTGATGGGACCCGGTCTGCCGGGTAAAGTGCCAGCCCCTAACCTGATCAACGGGGCGACTACGCACGGTCTGCTAGGTAGACGCCGTATTCGTCATCCCGGAGAGATCCCGCTTCTGGTGATCGGCATTGTGTTTACCGTGCTGGTCTACCTGGGGTGGTGGTTCGCCTTGATCCTCACCGTCATCAACCTGGCACGCGGCAGTGGCCCCACAATATTCAGCATCGACAGCGATTATCTCGACCTGTTTATGGTGCTGGGGGCATTGCCACTGCTCCTATGGGTAGCCCGTGCGTTTATGTACGGACGGATGAGAGCGAACGGCGTGAAAATGTCCCTCACCCAGTTCCCCGAGGGGTACCGCATGGTGGTTGAGGCGGCAGAAGATTTTGGTCTGCGCAGGGTTCCCGACGCCTATGTGATCTCCGGAGGCGGGACGGTGAACGCGTTTGCTGTCGGTCATGGATTCAGGCGGTTCGTGACCGTGCACTCTGACCTATTTGAGGTGGGCGGTACGGCCCGCGACCCCGAGGCCTTACGGTTTGTGATCGCCCATGAAGTAGGCCATCTCGCAGCTGGTCACGTGGGCTATTTCCGGCTGCTGTTTACCCAGCTCTTTCGGGTCATACCGTTTGTGGGTGATGCGTTCTCTCGGTCCCAGGAATACACCGCCGATAACTACGGGTATGCGCACTGTCCGCAGGGTGCACCCGGTGTCATGGCCCTGCTGTCCGGAGGGAAATATTTAAACGCCCACGTGAATGTGCACGAACTTGCCGACCGCGCTGCCAGCGAAAAAGGGTTCTGGGTACACGTGGTGAACTGGCGCTCATCTCATCCCGTGATCACGTGGCGAACTCACGCGCTCAGGGACCGAAATCGCCCCGGGCGTCTGTTCTTCCGTCCGCGTACGCAGGGCTATGAGTCGCCGTTGCCGTCCGGTCATGATTTCACCGAGTACTGGCCGAGCCCGCAGGAAGTGCGGGATCTGCTCGATCGCACCCGCGGCCTGCGCAACCCGCAGCTGGAGCCGCAATTTGGTCGGTATCCCGGGGTCGATTACAGCGATGGTCCGCGCACCATTGATATTCAGGTGGCGCATCCATTCACGCGCCGGGATATCGCCTCAACCTCGGGTATGGGGTACTCGTATTCCGCCTCTACGCCGCACGGCCACAATGGTCCTGGCTACGGCCACAATGGATCGGGTTATGCACACAATGCGCCCCGCCATGGACACGACTCAGGCACAGGTTATGGCCATACCGCGGGTCAAGATCAGAGCCACGTTACGGGCCAGCCTCACAACCCGGGCCCGGGTCCGGATCGGGGACAGGCACAAGACCAGGGCCGACATCAGGACCCAGATCAAGGCCAAGGTCAGGGCTAA
- a CDS encoding methylenetetrahydrofolate reductase codes for MCPNPLPQPPPTAPALGPSRVRRPAVSYELFPARGDQSFDKLRHTVAELEATAPDYVSVTCASGRTNLNRMIELVDHLLWRTRLRPLVHLTCVGSTPQALEQVVRDLLGRGVRGILALRGDTPSGYSPDEDEFPFARYLVELIRRVEREETAALAAGRLAVGVAAYAQKHPESPSLRHDVEVLLSKERSGADFAITQVFFNPLEYTNLVSRARRAGVTIPIIPGFVPMTSVRRLTRLAELSGVHCPDQHLHALEVATSDAQRRRIGVRATVELARAALDAGAPGIHLFTFNEHADALDVLDQLDLSRYRAPALAV; via the coding sequence ATGTGCCCCAATCCTTTACCGCAACCACCGCCCACAGCCCCCGCGCTCGGGCCATCCCGGGTTCGCAGGCCGGCCGTCAGCTACGAGCTGTTCCCTGCTCGCGGCGATCAGAGTTTTGACAAGCTTCGCCACACCGTCGCCGAACTGGAAGCCACTGCCCCGGACTATGTGTCGGTCACCTGCGCATCGGGCCGAACCAATTTGAATCGGATGATTGAACTGGTCGACCATCTGCTGTGGCGCACCCGGCTACGGCCACTGGTGCATCTGACCTGCGTCGGATCGACGCCGCAGGCGTTAGAACAGGTTGTGCGCGACCTGCTTGGACGCGGAGTGCGTGGCATTCTCGCCCTGCGCGGAGACACCCCTTCTGGTTACAGCCCTGACGAGGACGAGTTTCCGTTCGCCCGCTACCTCGTGGAACTCATTCGCCGCGTGGAACGCGAAGAGACCGCAGCTCTTGCGGCTGGGCGCCTCGCGGTGGGAGTTGCTGCGTACGCACAGAAACATCCCGAATCTCCATCGCTTCGCCACGACGTGGAAGTACTCCTGAGCAAAGAACGCTCCGGCGCTGACTTCGCAATCACACAAGTGTTCTTCAACCCGTTGGAGTACACCAACTTGGTCAGCAGGGCGCGCCGTGCCGGTGTCACCATTCCGATCATTCCCGGCTTCGTGCCAATGACCTCGGTGCGCAGACTCACCCGCCTAGCAGAACTGTCCGGGGTGCACTGCCCTGACCAGCATCTTCATGCGCTTGAGGTGGCAACCAGTGACGCGCAGCGCCGCAGGATCGGAGTGCGCGCCACGGTGGAACTGGCTCGGGCGGCGCTCGATGCCGGAGCACCCGGTATCCATCTCTTCACGTTTAACGAGCACGCCGACGCGCTCGATGTGCTCGACCAGCTCGACCTCAGCCGGTATCGCGCTCCGGCGCTCGCCGTGTAG
- a CDS encoding RHS repeat-associated core domain-containing protein codes for MRDAEGTALRECRVRVDAVGELAVIGSTPVWWDTASPYPTLMGVGESQVLSVPGVGTGGLSIGGLEWMDARAYDPTTRGFLSMDPLEPILGSDWAGNPYSYAGNNPLNMVDPTGLRPLTDAELKEFDRSSRGHWECFAGTALVIAGVALMCTGFGGPIGVVIIGAVLGAMTSAGACVISQKAVAGEVD; via the coding sequence ATGCGTGATGCGGAGGGGACGGCCCTTCGTGAGTGTCGGGTGCGGGTTGATGCTGTGGGTGAGCTCGCCGTGATCGGCAGCACCCCGGTGTGGTGGGATACCGCCAGCCCCTACCCGACACTAATGGGTGTTGGGGAGAGTCAGGTGCTCTCGGTTCCGGGTGTGGGCACGGGTGGTCTATCGATTGGTGGCTTGGAGTGGATGGATGCCCGGGCCTATGACCCGACAACGCGTGGCTTTTTGTCGATGGATCCGTTAGAACCCATCCTCGGATCAGACTGGGCAGGAAACCCGTACTCGTACGCGGGGAACAACCCGTTAAATATGGTGGACCCGACGGGGCTGCGCCCGTTAACGGATGCGGAGCTGAAGGAGTTTGACCGGTCCAGTCGGGGTCATTGGGAATGCTTCGCTGGCACCGCACTCGTTATAGCGGGCGTGGCGTTGATGTGTACCGGTTTCGGCGGTCCAATAGGCGTGGTGATCATCGGGGCTGTATTGGGAGCTATGACCTCTGCGGGTGCATGCGTTATTTCGCAAAAAGCCGTTGCCGGTGAGGTTGACTAG
- the metE gene encoding 5-methyltetrahydropteroyltriglutamate--homocysteine S-methyltransferase — translation MPANPLRTTAADRLSSPPRFPAASIIGYPRIGRDRELKKAEEAYWAGSIDQAALEDEARRVRAATRIRLAELGLDEPSARPDTFSFYDQVLDVAVTVGAISARFGNIAHPSHPIDLNDYFTLARGHATQVPLEMTKWFDSNYHYLVPEIGPSTALRLASRRLIDQVREAAADGDIVRPVLVGPVTFLLLAKPEPGAPAGFDPLDRLDDLVGVYAELLSELRAAGAQWVQLDEPGLVADQRIDSTQLADAIARAEGRLAALASRPALFVTTPYGDLGSLLPALLATGVEAVHLDLVRGALPSVKDLSGLGSTQLVAGVVDGHNVWRTDLGTAAAKLAALGELVTEVGGDASAVSVSTSTSLLHVPHDVTRETSLPDHLVRALAFADQKVQEVLALAQGHTHDGLAITVGRVDGPQSVARTGHGVSREDVRARVAALTDADRTRTAYADRAGVQRETHQLPLLPTTTIGSFPQTRDVRQARSGVRSGRITQDEYTRIMRDEIRRVIDVQESIGLDVLVHGEPERNDMVQYFAEHLDGFATTIHGWVQSYGSRCTRPSILWGDVTRPAPITVEWSAYAQSLSARPVKGMLTGPVTILAWSFVRDDQPLGETADQVALALRDEIADLETAGIGIIQVDEPALRELLPLRGADQGEYLRWSVGSFRLATAGAQDSTQIHTHLCYSEFGEVIDAIDALDADVTSIESARSKMEILSALDTCDFARGIGPGVWDIHSPRVPSAEEISDLLRSALRHVPADRLWVNPDCGLKTRGYLETEASLINLVSATRQVREHIVPGLVGVG, via the coding sequence ATGCCCGCGAACCCATTGCGCACCACCGCTGCCGACCGGCTGTCGTCCCCACCTCGTTTCCCTGCTGCGAGCATCATCGGGTATCCGCGGATAGGCCGTGACCGCGAGCTGAAAAAAGCCGAGGAAGCGTATTGGGCTGGGAGCATCGACCAGGCCGCATTAGAGGACGAAGCCCGTCGTGTCCGCGCTGCTACCCGGATTCGTCTAGCTGAACTGGGACTGGATGAGCCGTCAGCCCGTCCAGACACATTTAGTTTTTACGACCAGGTGCTTGATGTGGCCGTCACTGTCGGTGCTATTTCTGCCCGGTTTGGAAACATTGCTCATCCCTCGCATCCGATCGACCTCAATGATTACTTCACGCTTGCCCGCGGACACGCCACCCAGGTGCCGTTGGAAATGACCAAATGGTTCGACTCCAACTATCACTACCTGGTGCCTGAAATTGGGCCTTCCACCGCGCTGCGACTGGCATCGCGCCGACTCATCGATCAGGTGCGAGAAGCCGCTGCCGACGGCGACATTGTGCGGCCAGTGCTGGTGGGACCGGTGACATTCCTCCTGCTCGCGAAGCCTGAGCCGGGAGCACCCGCGGGCTTTGATCCGCTGGATCGCTTGGATGATCTGGTGGGGGTATATGCCGAATTGCTGTCCGAACTGCGCGCCGCCGGAGCGCAGTGGGTGCAGCTGGATGAACCGGGGTTGGTAGCCGATCAGCGAATTGATTCCACCCAGCTCGCCGATGCCATCGCTCGTGCTGAAGGACGTTTAGCTGCTCTCGCCTCCCGGCCGGCGCTGTTTGTGACCACTCCCTACGGCGACCTCGGCTCTCTGCTGCCGGCCCTGCTTGCCACCGGGGTGGAGGCCGTGCACCTTGACCTCGTCCGCGGCGCATTGCCATCGGTGAAGGACCTGTCCGGTCTCGGCTCGACCCAGCTCGTGGCCGGGGTGGTTGATGGACACAATGTGTGGCGCACTGATCTTGGCACCGCTGCCGCGAAACTCGCTGCGTTGGGTGAGCTGGTGACTGAGGTTGGCGGCGATGCGTCCGCTGTATCAGTCTCCACCTCCACGTCGTTACTGCACGTACCCCACGACGTCACCCGGGAAACCAGCCTGCCCGACCACCTGGTGCGCGCACTCGCCTTCGCCGACCAGAAAGTGCAGGAAGTGCTCGCCCTGGCACAAGGCCACACCCATGACGGCTTGGCGATTACTGTCGGCCGGGTTGATGGCCCACAGTCGGTGGCGCGCACCGGTCACGGAGTTAGCCGCGAGGATGTGAGGGCGCGAGTGGCTGCGCTCACCGACGCCGACCGCACTCGTACCGCGTACGCCGACCGGGCAGGTGTGCAGCGTGAAACCCACCAGCTGCCTCTGCTGCCCACGACCACAATTGGCTCCTTCCCGCAGACCCGCGACGTGCGCCAAGCTCGTTCCGGTGTGCGGTCGGGGCGGATCACTCAGGACGAGTACACCCGGATCATGAGGGACGAAATCCGTCGGGTGATCGATGTGCAGGAGTCCATCGGACTAGATGTGCTGGTGCATGGGGAGCCGGAACGCAACGACATGGTGCAGTATTTCGCCGAACACCTAGATGGCTTTGCCACCACCATTCATGGCTGGGTGCAAAGCTACGGATCGCGCTGCACCAGGCCATCCATCCTGTGGGGAGATGTCACACGGCCCGCGCCGATCACCGTGGAATGGTCGGCGTACGCGCAGTCGCTCAGCGCGCGTCCGGTTAAAGGCATGCTGACCGGTCCGGTCACGATCCTGGCCTGGTCCTTCGTGCGCGACGACCAACCCCTCGGCGAGACCGCAGACCAGGTGGCATTGGCACTGCGGGATGAAATAGCAGATCTTGAAACGGCCGGTATCGGCATCATCCAGGTCGACGAACCGGCGCTGCGCGAACTGCTGCCACTGCGCGGGGCCGACCAGGGCGAGTATCTGCGCTGGTCTGTCGGCTCGTTCCGGCTCGCTACGGCGGGGGCGCAAGATTCCACGCAGATTCATACCCATTTGTGCTACAGCGAGTTCGGCGAGGTGATCGATGCTATTGACGCCCTCGATGCCGATGTCACCAGCATTGAATCTGCCCGCTCCAAAATGGAGATTCTCAGTGCGCTGGATACGTGCGACTTTGCCCGTGGGATTGGTCCAGGCGTGTGGGACATTCACTCCCCGCGGGTGCCATCCGCTGAGGAAATAAGTGATTTGCTTCGCTCAGCGCTGCGACATGTTCCCGCGGATCGACTGTGGGTTAACCCGGACTGCGGTTTGAAAACCCGCGGCTACCTGGAAACGGAGGCAAGCCTCATTAATCTGGTGTCCGCTACTCGCCAGGTTCGCGAGCACATTGTCCCGGGGTTGGTCGGTGTAGGGTAA
- a CDS encoding aldehyde dehydrogenase family protein: MTSAQDQVGAASPDRHDEPSAPDISTVGSYAGSCGEREPEDVPAAVAQVMAAQREAFEVGCTASLVARRNALIALRTAVLEETPAICRALHEDLGKSADEARVTEISLVVSEIDHMLKHFVRWLNPQRLPLPLSLRPATARLWREPLGVCLVIAPWNYPVQLALAPLVAAIAGGNSAVLAPSELAPATSRVLHRIVSSRLPTGFCRVIEGGADVKKELLRHRFDHIFYTGGARVGRIVARAAAEHLSPVTLELGGKSPVYVGDDLRQTELEVAARHIAWGKFTNAGQTCVAPDYVMASPAMLERLVPALRCAITAMYGENPATSPDYGRIISAEHHRRLVGLLNPDRIVHGGQHESTTRYLAPTVMAPVTWDDDVMADEIFGPILPLVAVDGPAAAIHAIRSRDKPLTIYVFTRDKTARTLLTRHTSSGSVVMGMTLAHLAAPAVPFGGVGESGYGAYHGRTGLETFTHAKPVVVKPLLPDTLALGRPPIRPAARAALKALGVVRGRDTPLD, encoded by the coding sequence ATGACCTCTGCGCAAGACCAGGTGGGCGCCGCCTCGCCGGATCGCCATGATGAACCATCGGCGCCTGATATTTCGACCGTTGGCTCGTATGCTGGTTCGTGTGGGGAACGTGAACCTGAGGATGTGCCCGCGGCGGTAGCCCAGGTGATGGCGGCTCAACGCGAGGCTTTTGAGGTGGGGTGCACGGCATCGCTTGTTGCTCGCCGCAACGCATTAATCGCCTTGCGCACGGCTGTCCTCGAGGAGACCCCTGCGATCTGCCGGGCTCTGCACGAGGACCTCGGGAAGTCAGCCGATGAGGCCCGGGTGACGGAAATTTCTCTGGTTGTGTCCGAGATTGACCATATGCTGAAGCATTTTGTGCGCTGGCTGAACCCGCAGCGGTTGCCGTTACCGCTGTCCTTGCGACCGGCAACGGCTCGGCTCTGGCGGGAACCGCTCGGGGTGTGCCTTGTGATCGCGCCCTGGAACTATCCGGTGCAGTTAGCGCTAGCCCCGCTGGTTGCGGCTATCGCGGGAGGAAACAGTGCGGTGCTGGCGCCCAGTGAGCTCGCCCCCGCCACGTCCCGCGTGCTTCACCGGATTGTGTCCTCGCGGTTACCCACCGGGTTTTGCCGGGTGATTGAGGGCGGCGCCGACGTGAAGAAAGAACTTTTGCGTCACCGTTTCGACCATATTTTCTACACCGGTGGGGCCCGCGTGGGCCGGATCGTGGCGCGGGCAGCAGCCGAACATCTGAGCCCGGTCACGCTCGAACTTGGCGGAAAATCTCCGGTGTATGTGGGCGATGACCTTCGACAGACCGAACTAGAAGTTGCTGCACGCCACATCGCGTGGGGAAAGTTTACGAATGCGGGGCAGACCTGCGTCGCCCCCGACTATGTCATGGCATCCCCGGCGATGCTTGAGCGTCTGGTGCCCGCTCTGCGCTGCGCCATCACCGCCATGTACGGTGAAAACCCGGCCACCTCCCCGGACTATGGACGGATTATCTCGGCTGAGCACCACCGTAGGCTCGTGGGGCTGCTGAACCCGGATCGGATCGTGCACGGGGGACAGCACGAGAGCACGACCCGCTACCTCGCACCCACCGTGATGGCCCCGGTGACCTGGGACGACGATGTGATGGCGGACGAAATCTTTGGGCCGATCCTCCCGCTGGTTGCGGTGGATGGTCCCGCAGCGGCGATTCATGCCATCCGATCCCGCGACAAACCACTGACGATATATGTCTTTACCCGCGATAAGACCGCGCGGACCCTGCTGACCAGGCACACCTCGTCTGGTTCCGTGGTGATGGGGATGACCCTGGCTCATCTCGCTGCGCCCGCGGTGCCGTTCGGCGGGGTGGGGGAGTCCGGGTACGGCGCCTACCACGGACGCACGGGGTTAGAGACGTTCACCCACGCCAAGCCGGTGGTGGTTAAACCGCTCCTGCCAGACACTCTTGCTCTGGGTCGTCCGCCAATTCGCCCGGCTGCCCGTGCCGCTTTGAAAGCGCTCGGTGTGGTGCGCGGACGAGATACCCCGCTCGATTAA
- a CDS encoding arsenate-mycothiol transferase ArsC: MNAQRETRTPRGRRRAATPQAPGGSPRSGSLASAPAASTPAPSRPPRVLFVCTGNVCRSPFAEVALVHLLPDGLPTKERVGVASAGTTAMSRHPIAREMHAPLTDRGWQAPQFRARQLDWEIMSNSDLVLTMTWEQRSRIIEDWPVFARRTGVLTGVPSLVVLGPPTAQTIAEWTRTLRAREVPDIPDPYRQSPEVATTAAALIEQHVRTLAGWLSPTPRLGRHRS, encoded by the coding sequence GTGAACGCTCAGCGGGAGACCAGGACACCTCGCGGTCGCCGCCGCGCCGCCACCCCCCAAGCCCCCGGGGGATCCCCCCGGTCGGGATCCCTTGCCTCAGCGCCAGCTGCGTCAACACCTGCGCCGTCGCGGCCACCGAGGGTCCTATTCGTGTGCACCGGCAACGTCTGCCGGTCCCCGTTTGCCGAGGTGGCGTTAGTCCACCTGCTGCCCGATGGGCTGCCCACCAAAGAGCGTGTCGGGGTTGCCTCGGCTGGCACCACAGCCATGTCGCGCCACCCGATCGCCCGTGAAATGCATGCTCCGTTGACCGACCGCGGATGGCAGGCCCCGCAGTTTCGAGCCCGTCAGCTCGACTGGGAGATCATGAGTAACTCCGACCTGGTGCTCACCATGACCTGGGAGCAGCGGTCGCGGATTATCGAGGACTGGCCGGTTTTTGCGCGCCGCACGGGTGTGCTGACGGGCGTGCCGTCGCTCGTGGTGCTCGGCCCGCCAACAGCGCAGACCATCGCCGAGTGGACGCGCACCTTGCGCGCACGCGAGGTACCCGATATCCCGGATCCGTACCGGCAATCCCCCGAGGTGGCTACGACCGCCGCCGCATTAATTGAACAGCACGTACGAACCCTGGCGGGATGGCTCAGCCCAACCCCACGGTTAGGGCGGCATCGCAGCTGA